The Aerococcaceae bacterium DSM 111021 genome includes a region encoding these proteins:
- a CDS encoding biotin--[acetyl-CoA-carboxylase] ligase, translating to MTLKNKLLKRFTEGKNMTLSGQQLATEFGVTRSAIWKAIEELREQGYVIQSVPRKGYQYVQSSKDIDAQQISLLLDENLKDLTIQFYDDVTSTNDVAKIYAVNHPNEKNYVIARKQTKGRGRYGKVFHSMIKNGIYSSLIVPVNKTQPEHIPLFTIATATAMSQAIEEVCGKRIDIKWVNDLFFNGKKISGILCEAISDIESGQITSVVIGVGLNLAGKFDDTDDLTRSVAGTLYEGDIPGELNLNELLARYLNLLNGYIEQIEKKEFIQYYSDHLLGINKTVTYKVKDKDRKGIIRGINEDGHLLVELPTGDMDELFGQEIHLSSTQFAEEAE from the coding sequence ATGACTTTAAAAAATAAATTATTAAAACGATTTACTGAAGGAAAGAATATGACACTATCTGGCCAACAATTGGCAACTGAATTTGGTGTAACTCGAAGTGCAATTTGGAAAGCCATTGAAGAATTACGTGAACAAGGTTATGTTATTCAAAGTGTTCCAAGAAAAGGATACCAATATGTCCAAAGTTCGAAAGATATTGATGCGCAGCAAATATCTTTATTATTGGATGAAAACTTGAAAGATTTAACGATTCAATTTTATGATGATGTGACATCCACTAATGATGTGGCAAAAATCTATGCGGTGAATCACCCAAATGAAAAAAACTATGTCATCGCTAGAAAACAAACGAAAGGTCGAGGCCGTTACGGAAAAGTATTTCACTCAATGATTAAAAATGGTATTTATTCATCGCTAATAGTACCTGTGAATAAAACACAGCCTGAACATATACCACTCTTTACGATAGCGACTGCCACAGCTATGTCACAAGCTATTGAGGAAGTTTGTGGTAAGAGAATAGATATAAAATGGGTCAATGATTTATTCTTTAATGGCAAAAAAATTAGTGGGATTCTTTGTGAAGCAATCAGTGATATTGAAAGTGGACAGATAACATCTGTAGTCATAGGTGTGGGGCTTAACTTAGCAGGGAAATTTGATGATACTGATGACCTTACAAGAAGTGTTGCTGGAACGCTCTATGAGGGTGATATTCCAGGTGAATTGAACCTAAATGAATTATTAGCTCGCTATTTAAACTTACTAAATGGCTATATTGAGCAGATTGAAAAGAAAGAATTTATTCAATATTACTCGGATCATTTATTAGGGATTAATAAAACAGTGACTTATAAAGTAAAAGATAAAGATAGAAAAGGAATCATTCGAGGTATTAATGAAGATGGACATCTATTAGTTGAATTACCTACAGGGGATATGGATGAACTGTTTGGTCAAGAGATACACTTATCTAGTACACAATTTGCTGAGGAGGCTGAATAA
- a CDS encoding biotin transporter BioY — protein sequence MNTRILTKMALMLALLIICSQLTVPFGPVPLTLQTFAVLMIGLVLPPSYAVMTTIMYLAIGLVGLPVFSGGTGGFGSFLSPSFGFVIGFIPASFTLSYLNQNLKSEKNLKLSMSILISTVILYIIGLSYMYIIFRNVLNIDTGFTHVLQLGFFPFILGDIFKSLLAIIIYKRLKIIL from the coding sequence ATGAATACACGAATTCTGACTAAAATGGCTTTAATGCTTGCATTATTAATCATTTGTTCTCAACTAACAGTGCCTTTTGGTCCTGTCCCTTTAACTTTGCAGACTTTTGCTGTATTGATGATAGGCTTAGTTCTTCCTCCAAGTTATGCAGTAATGACAACAATTATGTATTTGGCTATCGGACTAGTGGGACTCCCAGTTTTTAGTGGGGGAACGGGTGGTTTTGGATCATTTTTATCACCATCATTTGGGTTCGTTATCGGATTTATTCCGGCTAGCTTTACGTTAAGTTATTTAAATCAAAATTTAAAAAGTGAAAAGAACCTAAAACTTAGCATGAGTATTTTAATAAGTACCGTTATTTTATATATTATCGGTTTAAGTTATATGTATATTATATTTAGAAATGTCTTGAATATTGATACTGGTTTCACTCATGTTTTACAATTAGGTTTCTTTCCATTTATTCTAGGAGATATATTTAAATCTCTTTTAGCAATCATAATTTATAAGAGGCTTAAAATTATCTTATAG
- a CDS encoding glycosyltransferase family 4 protein yields MRIGMFTDTYFPQVSGVSTSIKILCDQLRKVGHEVIIFTTSDPDARPENGVVRLPSIPFASFEDRRIAYGGLDRCLKISREYDLDIIHTHTEFSLGLAGKYVASRLKIPTVHTYHTMYENYTHYIWNGRLIKRQHVRWFSKAFCGQADGVITPSELTYATLKDYGVEAPMRIIPTGVLLPKFNENYRSLIRQRLNIPMDAPVLLSLSRLSKEKSLDEVLMAFPSVQEAYPSTHLVIVGDGPYRETLETIAKGYELKNVHFIGEILHNEVNQYYQMADLYINASESESQGLTYLESIANRLPLVAKENDYLNLIIQSGEFGQLYAPNGSLDKAIINYLDKKYGGEIESINLDLLDSISAERFADNVYFFYEELIENSDHTRSNFFERMLGEVKESWSNS; encoded by the coding sequence ATGCGAATTGGCATGTTTACTGACACATATTTTCCACAAGTTAGTGGAGTATCGACATCAATTAAGATACTTTGTGATCAGTTAAGAAAAGTTGGCCATGAAGTCATAATATTTACAACATCCGATCCGGATGCACGACCAGAGAATGGGGTAGTGAGATTACCAAGTATACCTTTTGCGAGTTTTGAAGATCGTCGGATTGCCTATGGTGGTTTAGATCGGTGTTTAAAGATATCAAGAGAATATGACTTAGATATAATTCATACACATACAGAATTTAGTTTAGGATTAGCGGGAAAGTATGTAGCAAGTAGACTGAAAATACCTACAGTCCATACTTATCATACAATGTATGAAAACTATACACATTATATATGGAATGGACGCTTAATTAAGCGACAACATGTCCGTTGGTTTTCAAAGGCGTTTTGCGGACAAGCAGACGGTGTTATTACGCCAAGCGAATTAACATATGCAACTCTAAAAGATTATGGAGTTGAAGCACCTATGCGAATTATTCCGACAGGTGTTTTACTACCAAAGTTTAATGAGAACTACCGTTCATTAATTCGCCAGAGGCTTAATATTCCAATGGATGCGCCTGTTCTGTTGTCATTATCACGTTTATCTAAAGAAAAGTCTTTAGATGAAGTTTTGATGGCTTTCCCATCAGTTCAAGAAGCGTATCCTTCGACACATCTCGTTATTGTAGGGGATGGACCATACCGTGAGACGTTAGAGACAATTGCTAAGGGATATGAATTGAAAAACGTACACTTTATTGGTGAAATTTTGCATAATGAAGTCAATCAATATTACCAAATGGCAGATTTGTATATTAATGCAAGTGAGTCCGAATCACAAGGTCTAACCTACTTGGAGTCAATTGCTAATCGACTGCCTTTAGTGGCTAAAGAAAATGATTATCTAAATTTAATAATACAATCGGGAGAATTCGGACAACTATACGCACCTAATGGTTCTTTAGATAAAGCAATCATTAACTATTTAGATAAAAAGTATGGCGGAGAAATTGAAAGTATTAATCTTGATTTATTGGATAGTATTTCAGCTGAACGATTTGCTGATAATGTCTATTTCTTCTATGAAGAATTGATTGAAAATTCAGATCATACACGTTCAAATTTCTTTGAAAGGATGTTAGGTGAAGTTAAAGAGTCATGGAGTAACTCTTAA
- a CDS encoding YkuJ family protein, whose protein sequence is MKTSVLTGIIQRLEAMVNANNSEPEVRRFELDGVEKCQVTYHADDKAFELSDSQRGTTYRFDDIDLVAIEIYELLG, encoded by the coding sequence ATGAAAACTTCAGTTTTGACAGGTATTATCCAACGCTTAGAGGCAATGGTAAATGCTAATAATAGCGAGCCAGAAGTTCGCCGTTTCGAATTAGATGGTGTTGAAAAGTGCCAAGTAACTTATCATGCAGATGATAAAGCATTTGAATTATCAGACAGTCAACGTGGAACAACTTACCGTTTTGACGATATCGATTTAGTTGCTATTGAAATTTACGAATTATTAGGTTAA
- a CDS encoding YqeG family HAD IIIA-type phosphatase, with translation MKKLLTPTWTINSIYAIKPEDLLQHDIKAIICDLDNTLIAWNQWEHTEEMAEWLTKFKEAGIGIYLLSNNNYNRVLKVAEPLELRFTSSALKPRRKHFVLAIEDLQVPDHNVAVIGDQVMTDVIGANRNNLKSILVKPIAPNDNIFTLINRTLERFAFKLVGIERNGDWGNTLD, from the coding sequence ATGAAAAAATTATTGACTCCAACTTGGACCATCAATTCAATCTATGCAATCAAACCAGAAGATTTATTACAACATGATATTAAAGCAATTATTTGTGATTTAGATAATACTTTAATTGCGTGGAATCAGTGGGAGCATACTGAAGAAATGGCCGAATGGTTAACTAAATTTAAAGAAGCAGGGATAGGGATTTATCTCTTATCAAATAACAATTATAATCGTGTACTTAAAGTCGCAGAACCATTAGAACTTAGGTTCACATCTAGTGCTTTAAAGCCACGACGAAAACATTTTGTGCTTGCTATTGAAGATTTACAAGTACCTGATCATAATGTAGCCGTTATAGGGGACCAAGTTATGACAGATGTTATTGGTGCAAATCGTAACAATTTAAAAAGCATTTTAGTAAAACCAATCGCTCCAAATGATAATATCTTTACACTGATTAATCGTACGTTAGAGCGATTCGCGTTTAAATTAGTTGGAATTGAAAGAAATGGAGATTGGGGGAATACACTTGACTGA
- the yqeH gene encoding ribosome biogenesis GTPase YqeH — protein sequence MEIGGIHLTEKEDFQCIGCGATIQTERPEEIGYLPQSALNKGIEKGEFYCQRCFKLRHYNQLQDLDIDDDVFLNKLSEIANDDAFVVLVVDIFDVEGSMISGLQRFIGNQPFIIAANKFDLLPKVTRQTKVKDWIRQTVNRHGLYPENIVLSYGTKKAGIYDLAEEIEAVINDRNVYIVGVTNVGKSTIINQLIGYYGGDKEVITTSNHPGTTLDLIQIPLTDDHAIIDTPGIIRRSQLAHHLTRSDIETVLPSKPIKPKTFQLNEDQTIFLAGVGRVDLIQSEAEKTAMTFYVSNDLYLHRTKTENADDIYEKHLGDMLAPPSKDYAHEFPKLVEQTFTLDETQDISISGLGWLTVNAKVEIKVWLPKEINISKRTAII from the coding sequence ATGGAGATTGGGGGAATACACTTGACTGAAAAAGAAGATTTTCAATGTATCGGTTGTGGAGCAACGATTCAAACAGAACGACCTGAAGAAATTGGCTACTTACCACAATCAGCACTGAATAAAGGTATTGAAAAAGGTGAATTTTATTGTCAGCGTTGTTTTAAACTGAGACATTATAATCAATTACAAGATCTAGATATTGATGATGATGTATTTTTAAACAAACTGAGTGAAATTGCGAATGATGATGCATTTGTAGTATTAGTTGTAGATATCTTTGATGTAGAGGGTAGTATGATATCTGGATTGCAACGATTTATCGGGAACCAACCATTCATTATTGCAGCGAATAAGTTTGACTTGCTACCAAAAGTCACTAGACAAACTAAAGTAAAAGATTGGATTAGACAAACTGTAAATAGACATGGTCTGTATCCAGAAAACATTGTATTAAGTTATGGAACAAAAAAAGCTGGTATTTATGATTTAGCAGAAGAGATTGAAGCGGTTATTAATGATCGTAATGTTTATATCGTTGGAGTAACCAACGTTGGTAAATCAACTATAATTAACCAGTTAATTGGATACTATGGTGGAGATAAAGAAGTTATCACAACGTCTAACCATCCAGGTACGACATTAGATTTAATTCAAATTCCATTAACAGATGACCATGCCATTATAGATACGCCTGGTATCATTCGACGCTCACAACTAGCACACCACTTGACGCGTTCGGATATCGAAACTGTGCTGCCAAGTAAGCCGATAAAGCCAAAAACATTCCAGTTAAATGAAGATCAAACGATTTTCTTAGCCGGTGTTGGTCGAGTGGATTTAATTCAATCGGAAGCAGAAAAAACAGCAATGACTTTTTATGTTTCGAATGATTTATACTTACATCGAACTAAAACTGAAAATGCTGATGATATATATGAGAAGCATTTAGGCGACATGTTAGCACCACCCAGTAAAGATTATGCACACGAATTTCCAAAACTTGTTGAGCAAACATTCACATTGGATGAAACTCAAGATATTAGTATATCTGGTTTAGGTTGGTTGACAGTTAATGCAAAAGTGGAAATAAAAGTATGGCTACCTAAAGAAATTAATATTTCAAAACGTACTGCCATTATATAA
- the yhbY gene encoding ribosome assembly RNA-binding protein YhbY, with protein sequence MITLNKAQIKFLRKYSHNLKPLFQMGKNGLTDVFIEQVDNAIEKRELIKFVILQNSDEDLDDVANKIADEIDGVIIQTIGSTAILYRPSSKEKYQEISQQVQRLN encoded by the coding sequence ATGATTACATTAAATAAAGCACAAATTAAATTTTTACGTAAATACTCACATAACTTAAAACCATTATTTCAAATGGGGAAAAACGGATTAACAGACGTATTTATTGAACAAGTTGATAACGCGATTGAAAAACGAGAACTAATAAAATTTGTTATTTTACAAAATAGTGATGAGGATTTAGACGACGTTGCTAACAAAATAGCCGATGAAATTGATGGCGTAATTATTCAAACTATCGGAAGTACAGCCATCTTATACCGTCCATCATCAAAAGAAAAATATCAAGAAATTAGTCAACAAGTTCAACGATTAAACTAA
- a CDS encoding nicotinate-nucleotide adenylyltransferase, protein MSIEEALEPIILSQLTPKSPVEGRHRIGILGGTFNPPHLGHLLMAEQVGNQLELDEVWFMPTAKPPHAPGKTTIASQHRLKMLQLATLNNPLFKVQPYEIHRGGVNYTVDTMRHFVETYPESEFYFIIGSDSANDLSTWRNIEELIQLVQFVGVRRPGEYPYQGQYPILWVDSPLIELSSTEIRLRVYLEQSIRYQVPSKVEDYIHKHKLYEMD, encoded by the coding sequence ATGTCAATTGAAGAAGCACTCGAACCTATTATTCTTAGTCAGCTCACTCCGAAATCGCCGGTTGAGGGTAGACATCGTATCGGTATTTTAGGTGGGACGTTTAACCCACCACACCTTGGACATTTACTTATGGCTGAGCAAGTTGGGAATCAGTTAGAATTAGATGAAGTGTGGTTTATGCCAACAGCAAAGCCACCGCACGCACCAGGAAAGACAACAATCGCTTCGCAACACCGTCTTAAGATGTTACAGCTTGCGACTTTAAACAATCCATTGTTTAAAGTCCAACCGTATGAAATTCATCGAGGTGGTGTTAATTATACGGTTGATACGATGAGACATTTTGTTGAAACATATCCAGAATCAGAATTTTATTTTATTATTGGATCAGATAGTGCCAATGATTTGTCAACATGGAGAAATATCGAAGAATTAATTCAATTGGTTCAATTTGTTGGTGTTAGACGACCCGGTGAATATCCATATCAAGGGCAATACCCAATTCTTTGGGTAGATTCACCACTCATTGAATTAAGTTCAACTGAGATTCGACTAAGGGTATACTTAGAGCAATCAATCCGTTATCAAGTACCAAGTAAAGTGGAGGATTATATCCATAAGCACAAACTTTATGAGATGGATTAA
- the yqeK gene encoding bis(5'-nucleosyl)-tetraphosphatase (symmetrical) YqeK yields the protein MLYTNDYINVTRDELLSNLQKELKPKRFKHVLRVEETALNLAERYGYTNLQKVSIAALMHDHCKDYEKDKMYQLASMYAPYEPLKFANEAIWHGLAAAELARAKYNVLDDEISNAIAEHTIGEKKMSLLSKILFVADYIEPGRDFPGVDKARELADKAIDKVVFYKMRETVMHLVETNKKVYVESVVIYNHWTKKQED from the coding sequence ATTCTATACACTAATGATTATATCAACGTGACTAGGGATGAATTGCTTAGTAATCTTCAAAAAGAATTAAAACCAAAAAGATTTAAACATGTTCTGCGTGTAGAAGAAACAGCTTTAAACTTAGCTGAAAGATATGGTTATACTAATCTACAAAAAGTTAGTATAGCTGCTTTAATGCATGATCATTGTAAGGATTACGAAAAAGATAAGATGTACCAACTGGCATCGATGTACGCTCCTTACGAACCGCTTAAATTCGCGAATGAAGCAATCTGGCATGGACTAGCTGCGGCTGAATTAGCACGCGCGAAATATAACGTGCTGGATGATGAGATTAGCAATGCTATAGCTGAGCATACAATTGGGGAAAAAAAGATGAGTTTATTAAGTAAAATTCTCTTTGTTGCTGATTATATTGAGCCAGGACGAGATTTTCCTGGTGTCGATAAAGCTAGGGAATTAGCAGATAAAGCAATTGATAAAGTGGTGTTTTATAAGATGCGAGAGACAGTCATGCATCTAGTTGAAACAAATAAAAAAGTGTATGTTGAAAGTGTTGTAATTTACAACCATTGGACAAAAAAACAGGAGGATTAA
- the rsfS gene encoding ribosome silencing factor yields the protein MIINTIEKLEVIVRAADDRLAQDIMALDVAQLTPLADYFVVMDAKNDRQLAAIVDEITTVAHKNNFDLKNVEGKSGGKWVLIDMNDIIVHVFHYSERANYNLEKIWQDAPLVDVKDWVTE from the coding sequence ATTATTATAAATACAATAGAAAAATTAGAAGTCATTGTTCGAGCAGCTGATGATCGTTTAGCACAAGACATAATGGCGTTAGATGTTGCACAATTAACACCATTAGCAGATTACTTTGTAGTAATGGATGCGAAAAATGATCGTCAATTAGCAGCCATTGTTGATGAAATTACTACCGTTGCGCACAAAAATAATTTCGACCTTAAAAATGTTGAAGGTAAAAGTGGCGGTAAATGGGTATTGATTGATATGAATGATATCATTGTACATGTATTCCACTATTCTGAACGCGCTAATTATAATTTAGAAAAAATCTGGCAAGACGCACCTTTAGTGGACGTTAAAGATTGGGTTACTGAGTAA
- a CDS encoding class I SAM-dependent methyltransferase translates to MSFSKIADVYDRFNDLSVYEYWVDYTLNSLESKPKKMLDVACGTGWFTQLMIPFVDSITGIDIDEDMLDIARKEVVNLPNIEFKYGDMTNLSNDLTNFDLITCYLDSLCFLNDYEAVKQSFTGMYQALSDNGTLLFDVWTPYQMTDVFSEFEYFDQDETATLIWESASDPKSLSVEHYLTVYRQMDGMQFERVDVELAEQTYQLEKYLDALNQAGFEANKIEVFVDYGKKYYNKKIDKKADRWFFRCTK, encoded by the coding sequence ATGAGTTTCAGTAAGATAGCAGATGTATATGATCGTTTTAATGATCTGTCTGTTTATGAATATTGGGTTGATTACACATTAAATAGCTTAGAGAGTAAACCTAAAAAGATGTTAGATGTCGCTTGTGGTACCGGATGGTTTACTCAATTAATGATTCCTTTTGTTGATTCAATAACTGGGATTGATATTGATGAAGATATGTTAGATATTGCTCGTAAAGAAGTAGTGAATCTGCCAAATATTGAATTCAAATATGGTGACATGACAAATTTATCAAACGATTTAACAAACTTTGATTTGATTACTTGTTATTTAGATTCACTTTGTTTTCTAAACGATTACGAAGCGGTTAAGCAATCTTTTACAGGGATGTATCAAGCATTATCGGATAATGGAACATTGCTATTTGATGTTTGGACACCGTATCAAATGACAGATGTTTTTTCGGAATTTGAATACTTTGACCAAGATGAAACTGCTACATTAATTTGGGAGAGTGCAAGCGATCCAAAGTCACTAAGTGTGGAGCATTATCTAACAGTGTATCGGCAGATGGATGGAATGCAATTTGAACGAGTTGATGTTGAATTGGCAGAGCAAACGTATCAATTAGAAAAATACTTAGATGCTTTAAATCAAGCAGGTTTTGAAGCAAATAAGATAGAAGTTTTTGTAGATTACGGAAAAAAGTATTATAACAAGAAGATTGATAAAAAGGCTGATCGTTGGTTTTTTAGATGTACTAAGTAG
- a CDS encoding nucleotidyltransferase family protein — MKIASVIAEYNPFHLGHKYQLEQIKQITHADAVVVLMSGNVVQRGEFAIIDKWHRAELALEYGADLVLELPLLASLQSADYFASWSVKTLELLGADYLVFGTESATTVELTTYVDWLEKNEHAIDTRVKSFLKEGYSYAASYQFAVDSISNHSTYSNLLENSPNHLLGIQYIKSLYKMDSTMEIIALPRITKDDRNHKILSGSQIRALYYQDLNDSEKVPPMTYHKLQSNPIIQMANYYDLLKYQVLSQGSDRLTNYNSIDHGIESYIYQQMNETHSFEELIDALTSKRWTKASIQRKLMMILLNITSNEWQDSIELNNDQLAIRILGYTDAGRQIIKTKRNNEKLNLFSNMTQKNAKNYDLNLRADRVFSLNPKKKITNQNTGRFPIRF, encoded by the coding sequence ATGAAGATAGCTTCGGTTATTGCAGAATATAATCCATTCCATCTAGGCCACAAGTACCAATTAGAGCAAATAAAACAAATCACTCACGCAGATGCTGTGGTTGTTTTGATGAGCGGTAATGTTGTTCAACGGGGAGAATTTGCTATAATAGACAAATGGCATCGAGCTGAGCTTGCTTTAGAATATGGAGCAGATCTCGTTTTAGAGCTCCCACTCTTAGCCAGTTTACAATCGGCTGACTATTTTGCATCTTGGTCGGTTAAGACTTTAGAGCTTTTAGGTGCTGATTATCTTGTGTTTGGTACAGAATCAGCCACAACTGTAGAGTTAACTACTTATGTTGACTGGTTAGAAAAGAACGAACATGCTATTGATACTCGTGTTAAATCATTTTTAAAAGAAGGGTATTCTTATGCTGCAAGTTACCAATTTGCAGTTGATTCAATATCGAATCATTCTACCTATTCTAATTTACTTGAGAACTCACCAAATCATTTGTTGGGGATTCAATATATTAAGTCTCTTTATAAGATGGATTCAACGATGGAAATCATAGCATTACCTCGGATTACTAAAGACGATAGAAATCACAAAATCTTGAGTGGAAGTCAAATTAGAGCGTTGTATTATCAAGATTTAAATGACTCGGAGAAAGTACCACCGATGACTTATCACAAGTTACAAAGCAATCCAATAATACAAATGGCTAATTATTATGATTTATTAAAGTATCAAGTGTTAAGCCAAGGCTCAGATAGATTAACGAATTACAATAGTATAGATCATGGTATTGAAAGTTATATCTATCAGCAAATGAACGAAACACATAGTTTCGAAGAATTAATTGACGCACTTACTTCCAAAAGATGGACTAAAGCTTCAATACAAAGAAAGCTAATGATGATACTATTAAATATAACGTCTAATGAATGGCAAGATAGCATTGAATTAAACAACGATCAATTAGCTATTCGAATATTGGGCTATACGGATGCTGGAAGGCAAATAATTAAAACTAAGCGAAACAATGAAAAGTTGAATTTATTTAGTAATATGACGCAAAAGAATGCAAAAAATTACGACTTAAATTTACGCGCTGATAGGGTATTTTCATTGAATCCAAAGAAAAAAATTACAAATCAAAACACTGGAAGATTTCCAATTCGATTTTAA
- a CDS encoding DUF177 domain-containing protein gives MKWTIRQLKDHPDDIIQFEESLDIKDLLMERNSSIIDVESVIVNGYFVPSNEDIILHGQIDTRLTVPSSRSLEPVPLHLNIPISERYVYEEYDGNVGEYEETTIVLEYDYIDLGAAVTDVIAINIPMRVLKPGEEDSEMPSGNHWTVVTEEEYELKKAQEKAETVDPRFAALKTLLDNEDEEQ, from the coding sequence ATGAAATGGACAATCCGCCAACTGAAAGACCATCCAGATGATATAATTCAATTTGAAGAGTCTTTAGATATTAAAGATCTCCTTATGGAGCGTAATTCTTCGATTATAGATGTGGAATCGGTTATTGTAAACGGATATTTCGTACCTTCTAATGAAGATATCATTCTTCATGGTCAAATCGATACTCGTCTGACAGTACCGTCTTCGAGATCATTAGAACCAGTACCATTGCACTTAAACATTCCAATAAGTGAACGCTATGTGTATGAGGAATATGATGGAAACGTCGGGGAATATGAAGAGACTACGATTGTACTCGAGTACGACTATATTGATCTAGGTGCAGCAGTTACTGATGTCATCGCAATTAATATACCTATGAGAGTATTAAAACCAGGAGAAGAAGACAGCGAAATGCCGTCTGGTAATCATTGGACAGTCGTCACCGAAGAAGAATACGAGCTAAAAAAAGCGCAAGAGAAAGCCGAAACGGTTGATCCTCGCTTTGCAGCCTTAAAAACGCTATTAGATAACGAAGATGAGGAACAATAA
- the rpmF gene encoding 50S ribosomal protein L32, whose translation MAVPKRKTSKAKKRSRRTHYKLQVPGMNTCANCGELKLSHRVCSSCGHYDGKEVVSNTAE comes from the coding sequence ATGGCAGTACCTAAACGTAAAACATCAAAAGCAAAGAAAAGATCACGTCGTACACACTACAAGTTACAAGTACCAGGAATGAATACTTGTGCTAACTGTGGAGAATTAAAATTAAGCCACCGTGTATGTTCATCATGTGGACACTACGATGGAAAAGAAGTTGTATCTAATACAGCTGAATAA